One genomic segment of Aquamicrobium lusatiense includes these proteins:
- a CDS encoding anhydro-N-acetylmuramic acid kinase, whose product MATICALGLMSGTSMDGIDLALLRTDGVDIVEQGPGSFVPYEAAFRARIVAGLEEAKQIGQRLERPGSLAVLEEDITRRHADAVAAFLAGAAGSWGKPELIGFHGQTVLHRPQQALTVQLGDGQMLADLTGLPVVFDMRAEDMRHGGQGAPLVPAYHAALARSLPPGLARFPVVLVNIGGISNISFVPEHGDPIAFDTGPGNGLIDQWVAREAGVSFDADGAIAGKGTTVREVVSRYLAKPFFAQGGPKSLDRSDFTLAEAEGLNVTDGARTLAAVSAAAILKSAEYLPEKPKLWIICGGGRKNPHIMSDLKAGAKAEGADVISAEQAGFDGDATEAEAWAYLAVRSLNGLPLTFPNTTGCEKPVSGGVVVKPLP is encoded by the coding sequence ATGGCGACAATCTGCGCACTGGGCCTGATGAGCGGCACCTCGATGGACGGTATCGATCTCGCTCTGCTGCGGACAGATGGTGTCGATATCGTCGAACAGGGACCCGGTTCTTTCGTGCCTTATGAGGCCGCATTCCGCGCGCGCATCGTGGCGGGGCTGGAAGAGGCAAAGCAGATCGGGCAGCGGTTGGAGCGGCCGGGCAGCCTTGCGGTGCTGGAAGAGGACATTACCCGCCGCCATGCCGATGCGGTGGCTGCATTTCTCGCCGGTGCGGCAGGCTCATGGGGAAAGCCCGAACTCATCGGCTTCCACGGGCAGACGGTGCTGCACCGGCCGCAGCAGGCGCTCACCGTTCAGCTCGGCGACGGGCAGATGCTGGCCGACCTGACCGGTCTGCCTGTGGTGTTCGACATGCGTGCAGAAGACATGCGCCATGGCGGGCAGGGCGCGCCGCTGGTGCCGGCCTATCATGCCGCGCTGGCACGTTCGCTGCCGCCCGGGCTTGCGCGGTTTCCGGTGGTGCTGGTCAATATCGGTGGCATATCCAACATCAGCTTTGTGCCGGAACATGGCGACCCGATTGCATTCGACACGGGGCCGGGCAACGGGCTGATCGACCAGTGGGTGGCGCGCGAGGCGGGCGTGTCCTTCGATGCCGATGGCGCGATCGCCGGCAAGGGCACGACGGTCCGGGAAGTTGTCTCCCGCTATCTGGCAAAACCGTTCTTTGCGCAGGGCGGGCCGAAGTCGCTCGACCGCAGCGATTTCACGCTCGCTGAAGCCGAGGGGCTGAATGTGACGGATGGCGCGCGCACGCTGGCGGCGGTGTCGGCGGCGGCGATCCTGAAATCGGCGGAGTATCTGCCGGAAAAGCCGAAGCTGTGGATCATCTGCGGCGGCGGCCGCAAGAACCCGCACATTATGAGCGATCTCAAGGCGGGCGCAAAGGCCGAGGGAGCCGACGTTATTTCCGCCGAACAGGCCGGTTTCGATGGCGATGCGACCGAGGCGGAAGCATGGGCCTATCTGGCCGTGCGGTCTCTCAACGGGCTGCCGCTCACCTTTCCGAACACGACGGGATGCGAAAAGCCGGTGAGCGGCGGTGTTGTGGTAAAGCCGTTACCTTAG
- a CDS encoding alpha/beta hydrolase encodes MPEVIFTGPAGRLEGRYQPSKEKSAPIAIILHPHPQFGGTMNNKIVYDLFYMFQKRGFTTLRFNFRGIGRSQGEFDHGVGELSDAAAALDWVQSLHPDSKSCWVAGYSFGAWIGMQLLMRRPEIEGFMSIAPQPNTYDFSFLAPCPSSGLIIHGDADKVAPPKDVQGLVDKLHTQKGITITQKTLPGANHFFSNDAELLLEECADYLDRRLAGELSDPRPKRLR; translated from the coding sequence ATGCCTGAGGTCATATTTACGGGTCCCGCCGGTCGGCTGGAAGGTCGCTATCAGCCATCGAAGGAAAAGAGCGCGCCCATCGCGATCATCCTTCACCCGCACCCGCAGTTCGGCGGGACGATGAACAACAAGATCGTCTACGACCTCTTCTACATGTTCCAGAAGCGCGGCTTCACCACGCTGCGGTTCAACTTCCGCGGCATCGGCCGCAGCCAGGGCGAATTCGACCATGGCGTGGGCGAACTGTCGGATGCGGCTGCCGCGCTCGACTGGGTGCAGTCCCTGCATCCCGATTCCAAGAGCTGCTGGGTTGCGGGCTATTCGTTCGGTGCGTGGATCGGCATGCAGTTGCTGATGAGGCGTCCGGAGATCGAGGGCTTCATGTCCATCGCGCCGCAGCCTAACACCTACGATTTCTCGTTCCTCGCGCCCTGCCCGTCGTCGGGTCTCATCATCCATGGCGACGCCGACAAGGTTGCACCGCCGAAGGACGTTCAGGGACTGGTCGACAAGCTCCACACGCAAAAGGGCATCACCATCACGCAGAAGACCCTGCCCGGCGCCAATCATTTCTTCTCCAATGACGCCGAGCTGCTTCTCGAAGAGTGCGCCGACTATCTCGACCGCCGTCTCGCAGGCGAGCTGTCCGATCCGCGCCCCAAGCGCCTAAGGTAA